A region from the Halobellus litoreus genome encodes:
- a CDS encoding SpoVR family protein, producing the protein MTTRLRRFRRVARQEADRLEEPVREAAALARKLGLDPYPVNYWVVDHDEMNQLIAYGGFQTRYPHWRWGMTYDRQRKQDQFGMGKAFEIVNNDDPSHAFLQESNSLADQKAVITHVEAHADFFRNNEWFSRFSGDGDLDAAAMLERHAETIQRYIEDSEIDREDVERFVDAVTCLEDTIDQHRPLTADRDAERRRPEDLRERLDEMDFSPAVSGAVFDDEWLDELAEAEAAAADLDRPRTDVLGFLLDHGTAYDEETGEAVEMEPWQTDVLELLRREAYYFAPQKMTKTMNEGWAAYWESLMMGEERFAGTDEFLTYADHQARVLGSPGLNPYKLGKELWEYVENTTNRREVAEKLLRVEGITWRNFHDAVDFERVLELLEPPEAIDRIRSDTLAELAALPEDDPRVDWETLDRALSDPEAVDVDRYPWKVLTYRGLAERHFSLLKPQNRGFLRRIRRSELEGLARYMFDDAKYGSVEEAVGAVEKTAGWERMRQIRESHNDVTFIDAFLSPEFVESNDYFTYEYTRSTGDFRVASTDPDDVKKKLLLQFTNFGKPTIAVFDDNFENRGELLLGHRYNGIMLDLDEAQDVLERVHELWGRPVNLMTVRKEYDDHDVEVARRRNREPEPTEAGIRIRYDGEGFEEFELDPDLEERIAAADIDYDTKPDEWLS; encoded by the coding sequence ATGACAACCAGACTGCGACGTTTCAGACGGGTGGCGCGCCAGGAGGCCGACCGGCTCGAAGAGCCGGTTCGGGAGGCCGCCGCGCTCGCCCGGAAACTCGGACTCGACCCGTACCCGGTGAACTACTGGGTGGTCGACCACGACGAGATGAATCAGCTGATCGCCTACGGCGGCTTCCAGACCCGCTATCCGCACTGGCGTTGGGGGATGACCTACGACCGCCAGCGGAAGCAAGACCAGTTCGGGATGGGCAAGGCGTTCGAGATCGTCAACAACGACGACCCGAGCCACGCCTTCCTGCAGGAGTCGAACTCGCTGGCCGACCAGAAGGCCGTCATCACCCACGTTGAGGCGCACGCGGACTTCTTCCGCAACAACGAGTGGTTCAGCCGCTTCTCGGGCGACGGCGACCTCGACGCCGCCGCGATGCTCGAACGTCACGCCGAGACGATCCAGCGCTACATCGAGGACTCCGAGATCGACCGCGAGGACGTCGAACGGTTCGTCGACGCCGTCACCTGCTTGGAGGACACGATCGACCAGCACCGGCCGCTGACCGCCGACCGCGACGCGGAGCGGCGCCGGCCGGAGGACCTCCGAGAACGCCTCGACGAGATGGACTTCTCGCCCGCGGTCAGCGGCGCGGTCTTCGACGACGAGTGGTTGGACGAACTCGCCGAGGCCGAGGCCGCCGCGGCGGACCTCGACCGGCCGCGGACGGACGTCCTCGGCTTCCTCCTCGACCACGGCACCGCCTACGACGAGGAGACCGGCGAGGCCGTCGAGATGGAACCCTGGCAGACCGACGTGCTCGAACTCCTCCGCCGGGAGGCGTACTACTTCGCCCCGCAGAAGATGACGAAGACGATGAACGAGGGCTGGGCGGCCTACTGGGAGTCGCTGATGATGGGCGAGGAGCGCTTCGCCGGCACCGACGAGTTCCTCACCTACGCCGACCACCAGGCGCGAGTCCTCGGTTCGCCCGGACTCAACCCCTACAAACTCGGCAAGGAGCTCTGGGAGTACGTCGAGAACACCACCAACCGCCGGGAAGTCGCCGAGAAACTCCTCCGCGTCGAGGGGATCACCTGGCGGAACTTCCACGACGCTGTCGACTTCGAGCGGGTTCTGGAGCTGCTCGAACCGCCCGAGGCGATCGACCGGATCCGTTCGGACACCCTGGCGGAGCTCGCGGCGCTCCCGGAGGACGACCCCCGCGTCGACTGGGAGACGCTGGACCGGGCGCTGTCGGACCCCGAGGCCGTCGACGTCGACCGCTACCCCTGGAAGGTCCTCACGTACCGGGGACTGGCCGAGCGACACTTCTCGCTGCTGAAGCCACAGAATCGGGGGTTCCTCCGGCGGATCAGGCGCTCGGAACTGGAGGGACTCGCCAGGTACATGTTCGACGACGCGAAGTACGGGAGCGTCGAGGAGGCGGTCGGGGCGGTGGAGAAGACGGCCGGCTGGGAGCGGATGCGCCAGATCCGCGAGAGCCACAACGACGTGACGTTCATCGACGCGTTCCTCTCCCCGGAGTTCGTCGAGTCGAACGACTACTTCACCTACGAGTACACCCGCTCGACCGGCGACTTCCGCGTCGCGTCGACGGACCCCGACGACGTCAAGAAGAAGCTCCTGCTTCAGTTCACCAACTTCGGCAAGCCGACGATCGCCGTCTTCGACGACAACTTCGAGAACCGCGGCGAGCTCCTCTTGGGCCACCGCTACAACGGGATTATGCTCGATCTCGACGAAGCGCAGGACGTCCTCGAACGCGTGCACGAACTGTGGGGGCGGCCGGTGAACCTGATGACGGTCCGCAAGGAGTACGACGACCACGACGTCGAGGTCGCGCGCCGCCGCAACCGCGAACCGGAACCGACCGAGGCCGGGATCCGGATCCGCTACGACGGCGAGGGGTTCGAGGAGTTCGAACTCGATCCCGACCTCGAAGAACGGATCGCCGCGGCCGACATCGATTACGACACGAAGCCGGACGAGTGGCTGTCGTAA
- a CDS encoding TrkA C-terminal domain-containing protein gives MSRRSGSEVALQIGAGIPNDPTLLGALTRVVGLALLAAILAALGAILYRWYTREEIPAWLATLVGASGVAVYLNAVGLFQRAVGSNPADVFDPTVVIVNAATLAAAIAVSPAGRAVGDRLITSAFALVGTRELDTEVSRLVSNVGRIRAVELPEEADDVADIEGYEPVPSATKEELAGKTLLVPRNLRGEALRDRVVARIKEDYGVGYVDLDLADDGTVTKLGLGRRVAGLGTTLAPGSAAVAVRADPGAGASAGDAVQLWRRVDSSETDDGDGRAATRVTSGELRAATDDVATVILDEADAAALAPEESYRLLTLPTDPGAEREFTALLRAADETMDVVTVAADSDLDGATLGDAGVTVVAVRTGGGSTEAIPPRSRELTAGDELYVVARPERLREVAALAAAPTPDGGVSETSVTD, from the coding sequence GTGAGCCGTCGTTCTGGGTCTGAGGTCGCCCTCCAGATCGGGGCGGGCATCCCGAACGATCCGACGCTGCTCGGCGCGCTGACCCGAGTCGTCGGCCTCGCCCTCTTGGCGGCGATCCTGGCCGCGCTCGGGGCGATACTCTACCGGTGGTACACGCGCGAGGAGATCCCCGCGTGGCTCGCGACCCTCGTCGGCGCGTCCGGCGTGGCAGTCTATCTCAACGCCGTCGGACTCTTCCAGCGGGCCGTCGGGTCCAACCCCGCGGACGTGTTCGACCCGACGGTCGTGATCGTCAACGCGGCGACGCTCGCGGCCGCCATCGCCGTCTCGCCCGCCGGTCGAGCGGTGGGGGATCGGCTCATTACGAGCGCGTTCGCGCTGGTGGGCACGCGCGAACTCGACACCGAGGTGAGCCGACTGGTCAGCAACGTCGGGCGAATCCGCGCCGTCGAACTCCCCGAGGAAGCCGACGACGTGGCGGACATCGAGGGATACGAGCCGGTGCCGTCGGCGACGAAGGAGGAGTTAGCGGGGAAGACGCTCCTCGTGCCCCGGAACCTCCGCGGCGAGGCCCTTCGGGACCGCGTCGTCGCGCGCATCAAGGAGGACTACGGCGTCGGGTACGTCGACCTCGACCTCGCTGACGACGGGACGGTGACGAAACTCGGACTCGGTCGCCGCGTCGCCGGTCTCGGAACGACGCTCGCCCCCGGGTCCGCCGCGGTCGCCGTCCGCGCGGATCCGGGCGCGGGAGCCTCCGCCGGCGACGCGGTGCAGCTGTGGCGGCGCGTCGACTCGTCGGAGACCGACGACGGGGACGGGCGGGCGGCCACGCGCGTCACCAGCGGCGAGTTGCGCGCCGCGACCGACGACGTCGCGACCGTGATCCTCGACGAAGCCGACGCGGCGGCGCTCGCGCCCGAGGAGTCCTACCGGCTCCTGACGCTGCCGACCGACCCCGGCGCGGAACGGGAGTTCACCGCCCTCCTCCGCGCGGCCGACGAGACGATGGATGTCGTCACGGTCGCGGCCGACAGCGACCTGGACGGCGCGACGCTGGGCGACGCGGGCGTGACCGTGGTCGCCGTGCGAACGGGTGGCGGGTCGACCGAGGCGATCCCCCCGCGGAGCCGGGAACTCACCGCCGGCGACGAACTCTACGTGGTCGCCCGACCGGAGCGACTCCGCGAGGTCGCCGCACTGGCCGCGGCTCCGACGCCGGACGGCGGCGTTTCCGAGACCAGCGTCACCGACTGA
- a CDS encoding DUF444 family protein, whose protein sequence is MGLREDLERFREVGEERREDLESFIRYGDLSGSESDQIQIPIKVVDLPEFQYDRLDRGGVGQGDGGTPDVGQPVGQPQQQPGDGDGDDEGEEGEPGEEGGEHGYYEMDPEEFAEELDEELGLDLEPKGKEVIEEVEGDFTDVTRTGPNSTLDFERLFKQGLKRKLATDFDEDFVREAMKIDGETPRSVFQWCRERNILVSLAWIESEWDEIADEERGTWDSFEEMEANVERTTAVQRIRRKGLREVPFRRDDERYRHPEIEEKKQKNVVVVNIRDVSGSMRETKRELVERTFTPLDWYLQGKYDNAEFVYIAHDADAWEVDREEFFGIRSGGGTRISSAYELAKAILEEEYPWAEWNRYVFAAGDSENSSNDTTEKVIPLMAEIPANRHAYVETQPGGTAINATHAEEVEDAFADDGDVVVARVSGPEEVTAAIYEILQPASAKTSTASPAGSS, encoded by the coding sequence ATGGGACTGAGAGAGGACCTCGAACGGTTCCGTGAGGTGGGCGAGGAGCGCCGCGAAGACCTCGAATCGTTCATCCGCTACGGCGACCTCAGCGGGTCGGAGTCGGATCAGATCCAGATCCCGATCAAGGTCGTCGACCTCCCGGAGTTCCAGTACGACAGGCTCGACCGCGGCGGCGTCGGGCAGGGCGACGGCGGCACCCCGGACGTGGGACAGCCGGTGGGCCAGCCACAGCAACAACCGGGAGATGGCGACGGCGACGACGAGGGAGAAGAGGGCGAGCCCGGCGAGGAGGGCGGCGAACACGGCTACTACGAGATGGACCCCGAAGAGTTCGCCGAGGAACTCGACGAGGAACTCGGCCTGGACCTCGAACCCAAAGGGAAGGAAGTGATCGAGGAGGTCGAGGGCGACTTCACCGACGTCACGCGCACGGGGCCGAACAGCACGCTCGACTTCGAGCGGCTGTTCAAACAGGGCTTGAAACGGAAGCTCGCGACCGACTTCGACGAGGACTTCGTCCGCGAGGCGATGAAGATCGACGGCGAGACGCCTCGGTCGGTGTTCCAGTGGTGTCGCGAGCGGAACATCCTCGTCTCGCTGGCGTGGATCGAGTCCGAGTGGGACGAGATCGCGGACGAGGAGCGCGGGACGTGGGACTCCTTCGAGGAGATGGAGGCGAACGTCGAGCGAACCACGGCGGTCCAGCGGATCCGCCGGAAGGGGCTGCGCGAGGTCCCGTTCCGCCGCGACGACGAGCGGTACCGTCACCCCGAGATCGAGGAGAAGAAGCAGAAGAACGTCGTCGTCGTGAACATCCGCGACGTCTCTGGGTCGATGCGCGAGACCAAGCGCGAACTCGTCGAGCGGACGTTCACGCCGCTGGATTGGTACCTCCAGGGGAAGTACGACAACGCCGAATTCGTCTACATCGCCCACGACGCCGACGCCTGGGAGGTCGACCGCGAGGAGTTCTTCGGCATCCGCTCGGGCGGCGGCACCCGGATCTCCAGCGCCTACGAACTGGCGAAGGCGATCCTGGAGGAAGAGTACCCCTGGGCGGAGTGGAACCGCTACGTCTTCGCCGCCGGCGACTCCGAGAACTCCTCGAACGACACCACTGAGAAGGTGATCCCGCTGATGGCGGAGATCCCCGCGAACCGCCACGCCTACGTGGAGACCCAACCCGGCGGCACGGCGATCAACGCGACGCACGCCGAAGAGGTCGAAGACGCCTTCGCGGACGACGGCGACGTCGTCGTCGCGCGGGTGAGCGGCCCCGAGGAGGTCACCGCGGCGATCTACGAGATCCTCCAGCCGGCGTCGGCGAAGACGTCGACGGCGTCCCCCGCGGGATCGTCCTGA
- a CDS encoding ubiquitin-like small modifier protein 1 → MHTVTWRLFADLAEVAGGREHAVTVDGDSTIDDALDALLAECDGLDDRILDGETLADDVNLMRNGTPASLTDSIDDGDELAMFPPVTGG, encoded by the coding sequence ATGCACACGGTCACCTGGCGACTGTTCGCCGACCTCGCCGAGGTCGCGGGCGGACGGGAACACGCCGTCACCGTCGACGGCGACAGCACCATCGACGACGCGCTCGACGCGCTCCTGGCGGAGTGCGACGGTCTCGACGATCGGATTCTGGACGGCGAGACGCTCGCCGACGACGTGAACCTGATGCGGAACGGCACACCCGCGTCGCTGACGGATTCGATCGACGACGGCGACGAACTCGCGATGTTCCCGCCGGTGACCGGCGGATAG